The following is a genomic window from candidate division KSB1 bacterium.
TTTTCCAAAAGAACCCGGAAAAAAATAAAACTGCCGATTAAAAAGAAAGAATTAACCATACGTGCTTTGCAAAGCAAAGACAGGCCGATGATCGATATCTGGCTGGATGATCATGAAGGTCGCCGGTTTCTGGTTTCCAGCGTTACCGCCCGTATCGCTAATTTTGACAGTTTAATGACTGCGGATGATTGTGAACTGGCTGTCATAACGCTGCCTCAGGGTGTGCCGATCGGACTGTTGGCGTTTTTAAATATCGATCAGGTTCAAAAAAAAGCAGAGCTCCGCAAGATGATCGGCGACCCGTCCTTTCGAGGTCACGGGTACGGCAAAAAAGCCACAGACCTATGGATTCAATACGGTTTGAATACACTGGGACTGCGAAAAATTTATTTAAATACGCTGAACACCAATATTCGTAATATCAAACTGAATGAAGAATTGGGATTCAAAGTGGAAGGTGTGTTACGCAATGAGGTGTTTTTCGAAGGGGAATATCATGATGTGATGAGAATGGGGCTTGTTTTATAATCGGGTGGTCTGCAACCGTAAAAGGTGATTGCGGCTGTATTTCGTATTCAGATCGCCTCAATATCCGGTCCGAACAGAGCGGGTATGTGCTAAAGCCCCGAAAAAGCGGTGCGGGGCGATTAACCGTATTTTCCGAGCTAAAGCGCGCGACTATGAACTAAACGACGCGTCTGACGGGACGGGAGATGCCGGAAATGCAAAGCCGCTGATGGATTTCACTGGATTTTATTCGGGCCGTGTCTGAGGTTACACATTGGCATAAAAAAATCTTGCATTTGTCAATAAAAGATTATTATCTTTAAGCGCACCCGGGGAATGCTTCCAAAAGATTCAAACTGTAATTCCAAAACAAAAACTGGAGGGATGTATGAAAACGGCTCACAGATTATCTGTTTTAATCATTTGGTTAACGTTTTGTGTCACGCTCATGGCGCAGCCGAATGCCTGGATCAATGAATTTCATTATGATAATGAGGGAGGCGATGTCGGTGAATTTGTTGAAGTCGCGGTTCCGGCA
Proteins encoded in this region:
- a CDS encoding GNAT family protein gives rise to the protein MRKIPVFSNANFSKRTRKKIKLPIKKKELTIRALQSKDRPMIDIWLDDHEGRRFLVSSVTARIANFDSLMTADDCELAVITLPQGVPIGLLAFLNIDQVQKKAELRKMIGDPSFRGHGYGKKATDLWIQYGLNTLGLRKIYLNTLNTNIRNIKLNEELGFKVEGVLRNEVFFEGEYHDVMRMGLVL